A region of Veillonellaceae bacterium DNA encodes the following proteins:
- a CDS encoding multidrug effflux MFS transporter, with protein MNSLTFLTIFLGVMSAMAPLSTDMYLPSLPELSSYFSISTSMTQMTLTMTMIGMALGQILGGPVSDRMGRKVPLFIGMGGFTIASAVCAVCTNIYVFLVFRFIMGLSGAFGIVISRAIARDVCEGPELMRFMAILMMVNGLAPIAAPVLGGQILLFTSWHGIFFVLTAVGIIQIMATMAYKETLKKTDRVRRFSDGFKAFGTLVKNRYFFGHCLVQCFVFGAFFSYIAGSSFLFQNIYHVTPQQYSYIFGGIGVGLMLIGALPARLAGTVREVVMLKYSILIPLIGSLFLLAGIIMKAPIWYTIPVLFVTIVPLSVMGAASVSLALSRCGENAGSGSALIGFFSMILGGVMMPVVGIAGDQTALPMGIIMVVCYVLAVIMFYTRIAPAHAKEMK; from the coding sequence ATGAATTCTTTGACGTTTCTGACAATTTTTCTGGGAGTGATGTCTGCGATGGCGCCGCTGTCTACGGATATGTACCTGCCGTCGCTTCCGGAGTTGTCCTCTTATTTTTCCATTTCCACATCGATGACGCAGATGACTTTGACGATGACGATGATTGGCATGGCGCTGGGACAGATCCTTGGCGGGCCGGTCAGTGACCGCATGGGACGCAAGGTGCCTCTTTTCATCGGTATGGGCGGTTTCACGATTGCATCGGCTGTCTGCGCTGTCTGCACGAATATTTATGTTTTCCTTGTTTTCCGTTTCATCATGGGACTTTCAGGGGCTTTCGGCATCGTCATCTCCCGCGCCATTGCAAGGGATGTGTGCGAAGGGCCGGAGCTCATGCGCTTCATGGCGATTCTCATGATGGTGAACGGTCTTGCTCCGATCGCGGCGCCTGTCCTTGGCGGGCAGATTCTTCTCTTCACGTCCTGGCATGGCATTTTCTTCGTGCTGACGGCTGTCGGCATCATCCAGATCATGGCGACGATGGCGTACAAGGAAACGCTGAAGAAGACGGATCGCGTGCGCCGTTTCTCTGACGGGTTCAAGGCATTCGGCACATTGGTGAAGAATCGTTATTTCTTCGGACACTGCCTGGTGCAGTGCTTTGTTTTCGGCGCTTTCTTCTCCTATATCGCAGGTTCTTCCTTCCTTTTCCAGAACATCTACCATGTCACCCCGCAGCAGTACAGCTATATTTTCGGCGGCATCGGCGTGGGCCTCATGCTGATCGGTGCGCTGCCGGCAAGGCTGGCAGGGACGGTGCGCGAGGTGGTCATGCTGAAGTACTCCATCCTGATTCCGCTCATCGGCTCCTTATTCCTCCTGGCAGGCATCATTATGAAGGCGCCAATCTGGTACACGATTCCCGTCCTTTTCGTGACAATCGTTCCGCTTTCTGTCATGGGCGCGGCTTCCGTATCGCTGGCTCTTTCGCGCTGCGGTGAAAATGCAGGGAGCGGATCGGCGCTGATCGGTTTTTTCTCCATGATTCTTGGCGGTGTCATGATGCCGGTCGTCGGCATTGCAGGGGATCAGACGGCGCTTCCGATGGGCATCATCATGGTCGTCTGCTATGTGCTGGCTGTCATCATGTTCTACACAAGGATTGCGCCGGCGCATGCCAAAGAGATGAAATAG